From the Orenia metallireducens genome, one window contains:
- a CDS encoding DUF4280 domain-containing protein: MAEKIYEDSKGNKYVKDDNGNLFITYAQQENQTENICIAGFKEGDYGIWLEGAPYRLEGDKIATKDGKKEASKSEILELEENKFLEEEERIKDGFLWIYAGEKIKFPEEEEEQKEETQEGESQEDKQEQSTTKTVAAGTNTSNSSQSKSETQESDKQESEESSSPTSSGASGSKLYVCAGAKLKCNQGDKEGALKVVAPHNIKMQGNLVATIMDNKPMANIQPFGKCKSMANPTVAAATAANKGKLKPMPCIPNIVAPWTGGKPDVKVAGNPALLESSKLTCAYAGIIKITDPGQDLVKG; this comes from the coding sequence TTGGCTGAGAAGATATATGAAGACTCTAAGGGGAACAAGTATGTTAAAGATGATAATGGAAACTTATTTATAACTTATGCTCAACAAGAGAATCAAACAGAAAATATCTGTATAGCAGGCTTTAAAGAAGGAGATTATGGAATCTGGCTAGAAGGAGCACCTTATCGTTTAGAAGGAGATAAAATAGCTACCAAAGATGGAAAGAAAGAAGCATCTAAAAGTGAAATCTTAGAATTAGAAGAGAATAAATTTTTAGAGGAAGAAGAAAGAATTAAAGATGGCTTCTTATGGATTTATGCTGGAGAGAAGATAAAATTTCCTGAGGAAGAGGAGGAACAGAAAGAGGAAACTCAAGAAGGAGAGAGCCAAGAAGATAAACAAGAGCAGAGTACTACTAAAACAGTAGCAGCAGGAACTAATACAAGCAATAGTAGCCAATCCAAGTCAGAAACCCAAGAGAGTGATAAGCAAGAAAGTGAAGAGAGTAGCTCTCCTACTAGTTCAGGGGCTAGCGGAAGTAAGTTATATGTCTGTGCAGGAGCTAAATTAAAATGTAACCAAGGTGACAAGGAAGGGGCACTAAAAGTGGTAGCACCCCATAATATTAAGATGCAAGGTAATTTAGTGGCTACTATTATGGATAATAAGCCAATGGCAAATATCCAACCCTTTGGTAAATGTAAGAGTATGGCTAATCCTACAGTAGCAGCAGCTACAGCAGCAAATAAAGGTAAATTAAAGCCAATGCCTTGCATCCCTAATATTGTAGCACCTTGGACAGGCGGAAAACCAGATGTTAAAGTAGCAGGAAATCCTGCTTTGTTAGAAAGTTCTAAATTGACTTGTGCTTATGCGGGAATTATAAAGATTACTGATCCAGGTCAAGATTTGGTAAAGGGTTAA
- a CDS encoding RHS repeat domain-containing protein gives MKKKNRVLVLLMIFTLMLLLASCRSNGTSPREEVAKQQFKEELETLQRLAKGKTNEVEVNKEDVYLVKTEIIEDPDNKTQYTSREWKYDKNDNLLSLVYMNKDGGETYYEKHKYDEKSKLLKSTIKKQFMGGPIYITKTYTYDKDGRKIAYVATNQKDEKCGKGIYQYYSNGQLKYEYSEDGYSKKTKEIYYDKSGEKTKELNSNLMGDSVTSFKCEYDKDGNKIKEIQTRKYKGNGITIITTINYNKFGKITKQISKDENEITDWYESKYDKNGNVIESTSKDKCGNIEIMRKYKYNRHGKEIEMTRFDRNNNGELIEKWRYKNEYDDKNNKVKAKKIIEGEIFTILHYKYKFNN, from the coding sequence TGCAGAAGTAATGGAACAAGTCCAAGAGAAGAGGTAGCCAAGCAACAATTCAAAGAGGAGCTAGAGACATTACAGAGATTAGCCAAAGGAAAGACTAATGAAGTTGAGGTAAATAAAGAAGATGTCTACTTAGTAAAAACAGAAATAATTGAAGACCCTGATAACAAAACACAATATACATCAAGAGAATGGAAATACGATAAGAATGATAATTTATTAAGTTTAGTCTACATGAATAAAGATGGGGGAGAGACATATTATGAAAAGCATAAATATGATGAAAAATCAAAATTACTAAAGTCAACTATTAAGAAACAATTTATGGGGGGACCCATTTACATTACCAAAACTTACACCTATGACAAAGATGGAAGAAAGATTGCTTATGTAGCTACTAACCAGAAAGATGAGAAGTGTGGTAAAGGAATTTATCAGTATTATAGTAATGGTCAATTGAAATATGAATATAGCGAAGATGGATATAGCAAAAAAACAAAAGAAATATATTACGATAAATCTGGAGAGAAAACTAAAGAATTAAATAGTAATCTAATGGGAGATTCAGTGACTAGTTTCAAATGTGAGTATGATAAAGATGGAAATAAGATTAAAGAGATTCAAACTAGAAAATATAAAGGTAATGGAATAACAATTATAACTACAATTAATTATAATAAATTCGGAAAAATAACTAAACAAATAAGTAAAGATGAAAATGAGATTACTGATTGGTATGAAAGTAAATATGATAAAAATGGAAATGTGATAGAATCTACATCTAAAGATAAATGTGGAAATATAGAAATAATGAGAAAATATAAATATAATAGGCATGGAAAAGAAATTGAAATGACTCGTTTTGATAGAAATAATAATGGAGAATTAATTGAAAAGTGGAGATATAAGAATGAATATGATGATAAAAATAATAAAGTCAAAGCTAAAAAAATTATTGAAGGAGAAATTTTTACAATTCTTCATTACAAATATAAATTTAACAATTAA
- a CDS encoding protein phosphatase 2C domain-containing protein, translating into MRKDNSEFITEFITKPGHFTKNRDYFAYVELDDYACWVLADGIDSAHDILSAEIVVGSILNEFAEKPSMKRKHIKRYIKNANKALLHESRIIKLQTTVLVVVTDYSSIVWGNVGNTRLYHFRNERLKARSKDHSVAQMMVDAGQVEERKANQHREKNNLTKFLGQGRKIKPYVSKKTKLKDEDALLICTSGFWENVNDQEIEGVLKEATDAKDFVAKLEKNILKKGNRNLNNYSMISLFIKKAFKETSNRGKFLKKVAIFLIPIVMLAGGYLIYQKVNKIKTLKAMKIKKENLKLGELKDTYRLEAEGDELFEIASYNEALNKYKEAKEVYDKFKQKEKLNIINQKIKETGNIIEGRENEIRADDYFNNENYQEAITKYNEARLSYLKVEDYNLNTIEEKIVKANNMLKAIDYEQEGDIFYKAGKFAIAKEKYNNALEICKQNRFNQKLTMIKIKIEDTNQLIIKTEKIAKAEIAEDKGDEFFQSQEFENANLKYLEAKIIYLELNKTEEAQKIEKKIKNVILTKNKIEAEEYEEVADMYMQAEKKEYDEALFNYKEANKIYSKINMSNKVKKIDYKINNLLLAKTLNQAKNYKELAQIKLTKENYQEALLNYKKALELYVQSNMTKEIAEIEEMLESVNYSKAKKYEDSADKYFKEREYDKALDNYEQAKEIYSNINKSEELEVVENKIARTKEKKDKFLFIF; encoded by the coding sequence ATGAGAAAAGATAATAGCGAATTTATAACTGAATTTATAACAAAACCAGGGCATTTTACTAAAAATAGAGATTATTTTGCTTATGTGGAACTTGATGATTATGCATGTTGGGTATTAGCAGATGGAATAGATTCTGCTCATGATATATTAAGTGCTGAAATTGTAGTAGGAAGTATCCTCAATGAGTTTGCTGAAAAACCATCTATGAAGAGAAAGCATATTAAAAGATATATAAAGAATGCAAATAAAGCCTTACTGCATGAGAGTAGGATTATTAAATTACAGACAACAGTATTAGTTGTAGTAACAGATTATAGCTCTATTGTGTGGGGTAATGTAGGAAATACAAGATTATATCATTTTAGAAATGAAAGATTAAAAGCTAGATCTAAAGATCATAGTGTTGCTCAAATGATGGTGGATGCTGGTCAAGTTGAGGAACGTAAGGCCAACCAACATAGAGAAAAGAATAATCTAACTAAATTTTTAGGACAAGGAAGGAAAATAAAACCCTATGTTAGTAAGAAGACTAAATTAAAAGATGAGGATGCCTTACTAATTTGTACTTCTGGATTTTGGGAGAATGTTAATGATCAAGAGATTGAAGGGGTTTTAAAAGAAGCAACTGATGCAAAAGATTTTGTAGCTAAATTAGAAAAAAACATATTAAAAAAAGGTAATAGAAACTTAAATAATTACTCTATGATTTCTTTATTTATTAAAAAAGCCTTTAAAGAGACTAGTAATAGAGGAAAATTCTTAAAAAAAGTAGCAATATTTTTAATCCCAATTGTCATGTTGGCAGGAGGATATCTTATTTATCAGAAAGTAAATAAGATAAAAACCCTTAAAGCTATGAAAATAAAGAAAGAGAATCTTAAATTGGGAGAGTTAAAAGATACCTATAGACTTGAAGCAGAAGGTGATGAACTTTTTGAAATTGCAAGCTACAATGAAGCATTGAATAAATATAAAGAAGCTAAAGAAGTTTATGACAAATTTAAGCAGAAAGAGAAATTAAATATAATCAACCAGAAGATAAAAGAAACAGGTAATATCATTGAAGGTAGAGAAAATGAAATAAGAGCTGATGATTATTTTAACAATGAAAATTATCAAGAAGCAATAACTAAATATAATGAAGCAAGATTAAGTTATTTAAAGGTTGAAGATTATAATTTAAATACTATAGAAGAGAAGATAGTAAAGGCAAATAATATGTTAAAAGCAATTGACTACGAACAAGAAGGAGATATCTTTTATAAGGCTGGTAAATTTGCAATTGCTAAGGAAAAATATAATAATGCTCTTGAAATTTGTAAACAGAATAGATTTAATCAGAAATTGACAATGATAAAAATCAAAATAGAAGATACTAATCAACTAATAATAAAAACAGAGAAGATTGCCAAAGCAGAAATTGCTGAAGATAAGGGTGATGAATTCTTTCAAAGTCAAGAATTTGAAAATGCTAATTTAAAATATCTTGAAGCAAAGATTATTTATTTAGAGTTAAATAAGACAGAAGAAGCTCAAAAGATAGAGAAGAAAATCAAGAATGTTATTTTAACTAAGAATAAAATTGAAGCTGAAGAATATGAAGAAGTTGCAGATATGTATATGCAGGCAGAGAAGAAAGAATATGATGAAGCATTGTTTAATTATAAGGAAGCAAATAAGATATATTCTAAGATCAATATGTCAAATAAAGTTAAAAAGATTGATTATAAAATCAATAATCTTCTCCTAGCTAAAACTTTAAATCAAGCCAAGAACTATAAAGAATTAGCTCAAATAAAATTAACTAAAGAAAATTATCAAGAAGCTCTATTAAATTATAAAAAGGCTCTAGAGCTATATGTTCAAAGTAATATGACTAAAGAAATAGCAGAAATTGAAGAGATGTTAGAAAGTGTAAATTACAGTAAAGCTAAAAAATATGAAGATTCAGCAGACAAATATTTTAAAGAAAGAGAATATGACAAAGCTCTAGATAATTATGAGCAGGCAAAAGAAATATACTCTAATATTAATAAAAGTGAGGAACTTGAAGTTGTTGAAAATAAAATAGCAAGGACTAAAGAAAAGAAAGATAAGTTTCTGTTTATATTTTAA